One window of Methanocaldococcus sp. genomic DNA carries:
- the rbcL gene encoding type III ribulose-bisphosphate carboxylase, translating into MDYINLEYVPTEDDLLSCMIIKGDNLKKLANEIAGESSIGTWTKVQTMKSEIYEKLKPNVYEIKELKEENGYKVGLIKIAYPLYDFEINNMPGVLAGIAGNIFGMKIVKGLRILDYRFPKKFVKEYKGPRYGIEGVRETLKIKERPLLGTIVKPKVGLKTEEHAKVAYDAWIGGVDLVKDDENLTSQEFNKFENRVYKTLEMRDKAEEETGERKAYMPNITAPYREMIRRAEICEDAGSEYVMVDVVVTGFSAVQSFREEDFNFIIHGHRAMHAAITRSKDFGISMLVLAKIYRLLGIDQLHIGTVVGKMEGGEKEVKAIRDEIIYNEVKKDDENIFFDQDWVNIKPMFPVSSGGVHPRLVPKIVEILGRDLIIQAGGGIHGHPDGTVAGAKAMRAAIEAVMENKPLEEKAEEIPELKKALEYWK; encoded by the coding sequence ATGGATTATATAAACTTAGAATATGTTCCTACAGAGGATGATTTGTTATCTTGTATGATAATTAAAGGAGATAACCTAAAAAAATTAGCAAATGAAATTGCTGGAGAAAGTTCTATTGGGACTTGGACTAAAGTTCAAACAATGAAAAGCGAAATTTATGAAAAATTAAAACCAAATGTATATGAAATTAAAGAATTAAAAGAAGAAAATGGTTATAAAGTTGGTTTAATAAAAATTGCATATCCATTGTATGATTTTGAAATAAACAACATGCCTGGTGTCTTAGCAGGAATCGCTGGAAATATATTTGGAATGAAAATTGTTAAGGGTTTAAGAATATTAGATTATAGATTTCCAAAGAAGTTTGTTAAAGAATATAAAGGGCCAAGGTATGGAATTGAAGGAGTTAGAGAAACTTTAAAGATTAAAGAAAGACCATTATTAGGAACTATAGTTAAGCCAAAGGTTGGTTTAAAGACAGAGGAACACGCTAAAGTAGCTTATGATGCATGGATTGGGGGAGTTGATCTCGTTAAAGATGATGAAAATTTAACCTCTCAGGAATTTAATAAGTTTGAAAATAGAGTTTATAAAACCTTAGAGATGAGAGATAAGGCAGAAGAAGAGACTGGAGAAAGGAAGGCATATATGCCAAATATAACTGCTCCATATAGAGAAATGATAAGAAGGGCTGAAATTTGTGAAGATGCTGGTAGTGAGTATGTTATGGTGGATGTGGTAGTTACTGGATTTTCAGCAGTTCAGTCATTTAGAGAGGAAGACTTTAACTTTATAATACACGGACATAGGGCAATGCATGCGGCAATTACAAGGAGTAAGGATTTTGGTATTTCAATGCTTGTATTGGCTAAAATATATAGATTGTTAGGAATTGATCAACTACATATAGGAACAGTTGTTGGGAAAATGGAGGGAGGGGAAAAGGAAGTTAAGGCAATAAGAGACGAAATAATTTATAATGAAGTTAAAAAAGATGATGAAAATATATTCTTTGATCAGGATTGGGTAAATATAAAACCAATGTTTCCAGTGTCTTCTGGTGGAGTTCATCCAAGATTAGTTCCTAAGATAGTTGAAATTTTAGGTAGAGATTTGATTATTCAGGCAGGGGGAGGAATTCACGGACATCCAGATGGAACAGTTGCAGGGGCTAAGGCAATGAGGGCGGCAATTGAGGCAGTAATGGAAAATAAACCATTGGAAGAGAAGGCTGAGGAGATTCCAGAACTAAAAAAAGCATTGGAATATTGGAAATAG
- a CDS encoding methyltransferase domain-containing protein: MNYLTSKIAKEILNSKEDELFINLDLNKTDKKEKIIIDRKNEVVKFPEGNISFEILKKIAKDEGHIYFIKDGNVFKAAISNNGYYKLVPTIPPTIEINGIRMHRTKEVDPYQDTLNKINSVKVKKGEKVLDTCMGLGYTAIEAYKRGAKVITIEKNPNVLELAKINPYSEELFKGDIKIILGDAFDVIKTFDNEEFDVVIHDPPRFSLAGHLYSEEFYKEIFRVLKPGGRLFHYVGNPGKKYRGKDLQKGVMDRLRKVGFIKVKRVPEALGVVAIKPKEKETEKI; this comes from the coding sequence ATGAATTATTTAACATCAAAAATTGCTAAGGAAATTTTAAACTCAAAAGAAGATGAACTTTTTATAAATTTAGACTTAAATAAAACTGATAAAAAAGAAAAAATAATAATTGATAGAAAAAATGAAGTAGTTAAGTTTCCTGAGGGAAATATTAGTTTTGAAATTTTAAAGAAAATAGCTAAGGATGAAGGGCATATATACTTTATAAAAGATGGAAATGTCTTTAAAGCGGCAATTTCTAATAATGGCTATTATAAGTTAGTTCCTACAATACCTCCAACAATTGAAATAAATGGAATAAGAATGCACAGAACTAAGGAAGTTGATCCATATCAAGATACTTTAAATAAAATCAACTCTGTAAAAGTTAAAAAAGGAGAGAAGGTTTTAGACACCTGTATGGGTTTGGGTTATACGGCAATTGAAGCATATAAAAGAGGAGCAAAGGTTATAACGATAGAAAAAAATCCAAATGTTTTGGAGTTGGCTAAAATTAATCCATACAGTGAGGAGTTATTTAAAGGAGATATAAAGATAATATTAGGGGATGCCTTTGATGTTATAAAGACCTTTGATAATGAAGAGTTTGATGTAGTTATTCACGACCCTCCAAGATTTAGTTTAGCAGGACATCTATACAGTGAAGAATTTTACAAAGAAATTTTTAGAGTTTTAAAACCTGGAGGTAGATTGTTTCATTATGTAGGCAATCCAGGAAAAAAATATAGAGGAAAAGATTTACAAAAGGGAGTAATGGATAGATTGAGAAAAGTAGGTTTTATAAAAGTTAAAAGAGTTCCAGAGGCTTTGGGAGTTGTAGCTATAAAACCAAAAGAAAAAGAAACTGAAAAAATTTAA
- a CDS encoding CBS domain-containing protein encodes MELTVIQREILQELINLYREKNRPIKGTEIALRLNRNPGTIRNQMQALRALDLVDGVPGPKGGYVPTSKAYRALGLGEEGEIIVPIYKEGKKVEGVKVIKIEFDTVTHEKCCSSKIYIEGDTKHFNIGDIIRVGPTYHNKIIINGRIIGRDDIHRILLIDVLGVSSIPNIRVGDVGIKEVYTVSPENTLRETAKLFAEKNISGAPVVDNDRLVGIISLHDIAENIDNVDKKVEKVMNRNVITINKDEKIYDALKIMNKNDVGRLVIVDENNKIIGIITRTDILKIISGKFPENFYS; translated from the coding sequence ATGGAACTAACTGTTATCCAAAGAGAGATTTTACAGGAACTTATAAATCTTTATAGAGAAAAAAATAGGCCAATTAAGGGAACTGAAATAGCTCTCAGATTAAATAGAAATCCAGGAACTATTAGAAACCAAATGCAGGCGTTAAGGGCATTAGATTTAGTTGATGGTGTTCCCGGACCAAAAGGGGGATATGTTCCTACAAGTAAAGCATATAGAGCATTAGGTTTGGGAGAAGAAGGAGAAATTATAGTTCCAATATACAAAGAAGGAAAAAAAGTTGAAGGAGTTAAAGTAATAAAAATTGAATTTGATACAGTTACCCATGAAAAATGTTGTTCCTCTAAGATATATATTGAAGGAGATACAAAGCATTTCAACATTGGAGACATTATAAGGGTTGGTCCTACATACCATAACAAAATAATAATAAATGGTAGAATTATAGGAAGAGACGATATTCATAGAATTTTATTAATTGATGTATTGGGAGTTTCAAGTATCCCAAATATTAGAGTTGGAGATGTGGGAATTAAGGAGGTTTATACTGTATCTCCTGAAAATACTTTAAGAGAGACAGCCAAGTTATTTGCAGAAAAAAACATTAGTGGAGCTCCTGTTGTAGATAATGATAGATTAGTAGGGATTATCAGTTTGCACGATATTGCTGAAAATATAGACAATGTAGATAAAAAAGTAGAGAAAGTTATGAACAGAAATGTTATAACAATAAATAAAGATGAAAAAATATATGACGCTTTGAAAATTATGAATAAAAATGATGTGGGCAGGTTGGTTATCGTAGACGAAAATAACAAAATCATTGGAATTATTACAAGGACAGATATATTGAAAATTATTAGTGGAAAATTTCCTGAAAATTTTTATAGTTAA
- the fsa gene encoding fructose-6-phosphate aldolase, producing MKFFLDTANVKEIKKYAELGLVDGVTTNPTLVSKEGRDFYEVIKEICEIVDGPVSAEVISTDAEGMVKEARELAKISDNIVIKIPMTKDGMKAVKILSNEGIKTNVTLVFSPLQALLAAKAGATYVSPFVGRLDDIGHVGMKLVEDVVKIYKNYNIKTEVIVASVRHPWHVLEAAKIGADIATIPPSVMDKLFNHPLTDIGLERFLKDWDNYLKSRNE from the coding sequence ATGAAATTCTTCTTGGATACGGCAAATGTGAAAGAAATTAAAAAGTATGCTGAGCTCGGTTTAGTTGATGGAGTTACAACAAATCCAACATTAGTATCCAAAGAAGGAAGAGATTTTTATGAAGTTATTAAAGAAATCTGTGAAATTGTTGATGGCCCTGTAAGTGCTGAGGTTATCTCAACAGATGCTGAGGGAATGGTTAAAGAAGCAAGAGAATTAGCAAAAATATCTGATAATATAGTTATAAAAATCCCAATGACAAAAGATGGAATGAAAGCAGTAAAAATATTATCAAATGAAGGAATAAAAACAAATGTAACCTTAGTTTTCTCACCATTGCAGGCATTATTAGCGGCTAAGGCAGGAGCAACCTATGTATCTCCATTCGTTGGAAGATTAGATGATATAGGACATGTAGGGATGAAATTAGTTGAAGATGTTGTAAAAATCTATAAAAATTATAATATTAAAACAGAAGTTATTGTTGCCTCAGTTAGACATCCATGGCATGTATTAGAAGCGGCAAAAATAGGGGCTGATATAGCAACAATTCCTCCATCAGTTATGGATAAACTATTTAACCACCCATTAACTGACATTGGATTAGAAAGATTCTTAAAAGATTGGGATAATTATTTAAAAAGTAGAAATGAATAG
- a CDS encoding alanine--glyoxylate aminotransferase family protein, with protein MKLEATKKLLMIPGPTMVPPEVLNAMAMPVIGHRTKEYGMLLKDTIEKLKKVFITENDTFLITGSGTAAMDMAISNIIKKGDKILNIVTGNFGERFANIVKAYKGEAIRLDVEWGDMAEPEAVKEILDKYDDIKAVTVVHNETSTGARNPIKEIGKVVKDYDALYIVDTISSLGGDYVNVDEFHIDICVTGSQKCLAAPPGMAAITVSEKAWEVIKKNEEKVGFYLDLLAYKKYYEEKKQTPYTPSVNLTYAMNVALDLVLEEGIENRVKRHERLAKATRDGLEAMGIELFAKKRARSITVTSAKYPEGIDDKKFREILSEKYNIVVAGGQKHLAGKIFRIGHMGICGEKEILGTLACVELALKELGFEVKESGVEVAKEVLLKN; from the coding sequence ATGAAATTGGAAGCAACTAAAAAATTGTTAATGATTCCTGGACCTACGATGGTACCTCCAGAGGTTTTAAATGCAATGGCAATGCCAGTAATTGGACATAGAACAAAAGAATATGGGATGTTATTAAAAGACACTATAGAAAAATTAAAAAAAGTGTTTATTACTGAAAATGACACATTTTTAATAACAGGTTCAGGAACTGCGGCAATGGATATGGCTATATCAAATATAATTAAAAAAGGAGATAAGATTTTAAATATTGTTACTGGAAACTTTGGAGAGAGATTTGCAAATATAGTTAAAGCATACAAAGGAGAGGCAATTAGGTTAGATGTAGAATGGGGAGATATGGCTGAGCCAGAAGCAGTTAAAGAGATTTTAGATAAATACGATGACATTAAAGCAGTTACAGTTGTGCATAATGAAACTTCAACAGGTGCAAGGAATCCAATAAAAGAGATTGGAAAGGTTGTTAAAGATTACGATGCTTTATACATCGTTGATACTATCTCATCATTAGGAGGAGATTATGTAAATGTTGATGAATTCCACATTGATATTTGTGTCACTGGATCACAAAAATGTTTAGCCGCTCCACCTGGAATGGCGGCAATAACTGTTAGTGAAAAGGCGTGGGAAGTTATCAAGAAAAATGAGGAAAAAGTTGGATTTTATTTAGATTTATTAGCATATAAAAAATACTATGAAGAAAAAAAACAAACTCCATATACACCATCTGTTAATTTAACCTATGCAATGAATGTTGCCTTAGATTTAGTTTTAGAGGAAGGGATTGAGAATAGAGTTAAAAGACATGAAAGATTGGCTAAGGCAACAAGAGATGGATTAGAAGCTATGGGAATAGAGTTATTTGCTAAAAAAAGAGCGAGATCAATTACAGTTACATCAGCAAAATATCCAGAAGGTATTGATGATAAGAAATTTAGAGAAATATTGAGTGAAAAATACAATATAGTAGTTGCAGGAGGACAGAAACACTTGGCTGGAAAGATATTTAGAATTGGACACATGGGAATCTGTGGTGAGAAAGAAATTTTAGGAACTTTAGCATGTGTAGAATTAGCTTTAAAAGAACTTGGATTTGAAGTTAAAGAGAGTGGAGTTGAAGTTGCTAAAGAGGTTTTATTAAAGAATTAA
- the hisC gene encoding histidinol-phosphate transaminase, with product MMIENKVRDVVKNLKPYVPGKSKEEIARDYGIKPEDIIKLGSNENPWRASPKIKEEILKEIPKIHQYPEPVNPILMEELSKFLNVGKDNIIVGGDGADEIIDTIFRTFVDDGDEVIIPIPTFTQYRVSATIHNAKIKYAKYDKEKDFKLDVDSVLNNITDKTKVIFLCTPNNPTGNIIDNRDIEKIINETDALVVIDHAYIEYAKKEYDWTQKAPEYDNVIVLRTFSKVFGLAGMRVGYGVGNKKIINYMMRVKPIFSLTRLSQVCAITALRDREFFERCVKDGIKSREMLYNGLKKFKDIKVYPSEANYLLVELKTMKSKEFCEELLKRGVIVRDCSSFDGLGDNYVRVSIGTFEEIKKFLKILKEIIN from the coding sequence ATTATGATAGAAAACAAAGTGAGAGATGTTGTTAAAAACTTAAAACCCTATGTTCCTGGAAAATCTAAGGAGGAAATAGCAAGAGATTATGGAATAAAACCAGAAGATATTATAAAACTTGGCTCTAATGAAAACCCTTGGAGAGCATCACCAAAAATAAAAGAAGAAATATTAAAAGAGATTCCTAAGATTCATCAATATCCAGAGCCAGTTAATCCTATTTTAATGGAAGAGTTAAGCAAATTTTTGAATGTTGGTAAAGATAATATTATTGTTGGTGGTGATGGAGCTGATGAGATTATAGATACGATATTTAGAACTTTTGTTGATGATGGAGATGAAGTAATAATTCCAATTCCAACATTTACCCAATATAGAGTTTCAGCAACAATTCACAACGCTAAAATAAAATATGCAAAGTATGATAAAGAGAAGGACTTTAAATTGGATGTAGATAGCGTTCTCAATAATATAACAGATAAAACAAAGGTTATTTTTTTATGCACTCCAAACAATCCAACGGGAAATATAATAGATAATAGAGATATAGAGAAGATTATTAATGAGACAGATGCTTTGGTTGTTATAGACCACGCATATATTGAGTATGCCAAAAAAGAGTATGACTGGACTCAAAAAGCCCCTGAATATGATAATGTTATAGTTTTAAGAACTTTTTCAAAAGTTTTTGGTTTAGCTGGAATGAGAGTTGGTTATGGTGTAGGAAATAAAAAAATTATTAATTATATGATGAGGGTTAAGCCAATATTTAGTTTAACAAGATTAAGTCAAGTTTGTGCTATAACAGCATTAAGAGATAGGGAATTCTTTGAAAGATGTGTAAAAGATGGAATTAAAAGTAGGGAAATGCTATATAATGGTTTAAAGAAATTTAAAGACATCAAAGTTTATCCTTCTGAGGCAAATTATTTATTGGTTGAATTGAAAACAATGAAATCTAAGGAGTTTTGTGAAGAACTATTAAAAAGAGGAGTTATTGTTAGGGATTGTTCATCATTTGATGGTTTGGGAGATAACTATGTAAGAGTATCAATAGGGACTTTTGAAGAAATTAAAAAATTTTTAAAAATTTTAAAGGAAATTATAAATTAA